A region from the Benincasa hispida cultivar B227 chromosome 12, ASM972705v1, whole genome shotgun sequence genome encodes:
- the LOC120067511 gene encoding uncharacterized protein LOC120067511, producing the protein MDMLKELHINIPFTEAIEQIPKYAKYLKDMVTKKISTGKFATVALTQSSKSIIPPKMRDPGSFTIPCSIGELYIGQGLCDLGASINLMPLSIFKQLNVGQLVPMTVTLQLADRSLVHPEGKLKDVLVMIDKFVLLTYFINLDYEADKDVPIILG; encoded by the coding sequence ATGGACATGCTGAAAGAGTTGCATATTAACATTCCtttcactgaagcgattgaaCAGATACCAAAGTATGCGAAGTatctgaaggacatggtgacgAAGAAAATAAGCACTGGTAAGTTCGcaacggtggcattaacgcaaagttcaaaatccataattccaccaaaAATGCGCGACCCTGgaagtttcacaataccctgctcGATCGGTGAGCTATACATTGGTCAAGGGCTTTGCGATCTCGGAGCCAGcatcaacttaatgcccctgtcaatttttaagcagctgaatgtgggacAGTTGGTGCCTATGACGGTGACTCTCCAGCTAGCTGACAGATCCCTTGTGCATCCAGAAGGAAAGTTGAAGGATGTACTGGTCATGATCGACAAATTTGTATTACTGACATACTTCATCAACCTGGATTATGAAGcggacaaggatgtacccatcatcctGGGATGA